Proteins co-encoded in one Apteryx mantelli isolate bAptMan1 chromosome 4, bAptMan1.hap1, whole genome shotgun sequence genomic window:
- the LOC106496938 gene encoding mucin-2-like: MLLGGSHTCAWRLFFLAQELQEEAGGAHLLVGIPQAQSLRRVPREEEVGEGLGPRHCPTPPSVPPKTRRGPVLPFLSLPPTRSLVPGQLLASLAFRLLPYHRQSCCTFLLAAVTHKKPTVPHVLPHLTTRRTTPATSPSTTSKTSVSRATSPTTSPKVPLTRTTRIPSSPPTTSASSTPLSTHVPFAAPSTVSTKSPTTTRPKPTPTTLTSRASPATTSVSTETLPAESSAPSTAKTSPLPSSASSPSSTVSSTPPSPSHPAVTPKEPTVPPVTTRRTTPATSPSTTSKTSVSRATSPTTSPKVPLTRTTRIPSSPPTTSASSTPLSTHVPFAAPSTVSTKSPTTTRPKPTPTTLTSRASPATTSVSTETLPAESSAPSTAKTSPLPSSASSPSSTVSSTPPSPSHPAVTHKKPTVPHVLPHLTTRRTTPATSPSTTSKTSVSRATSPTTSPKVPLTRTTRIPSSPPTTSASSTPLSTHVPFAAPSTVSTKSPTTTRPKPTPTTLTSRASPAMTSVSTETLPAESSAPSTAKTSPLPSSASSPSSTVSSTPPSPSHPAVLHSPLPLALGLLGPGGVLDLARTLPLTASSALDPSGSFPGPQASAREPSPPSLEQADSTLSMLLGGSHTCAWRLFFLAQELQEEAGGAHLLVGIPQAQSLRRVPREEEVGEGLGPRHCPTPPSVPPKTRRGPVLPFLSLPPTRSLVPGQLLASLAFRLLPYHRQSCCTFLLAAVTHKKPTVPHVLPHLTTRRTTPATSPSTTSKTSVSRATSPTTSPKVPLTRTTRIPSSPPTTSASSTPLSTHVPFAAPSTVSTKSPTTTRPKPTPTTLTSRASPATTSVSTETLPAESSAPSTAKTSPLPSSASSPSSTVSSTPPSPSHPAVTPKEPTVPPVTTRRTTPATSPSTTSKTSVSRATSPTTSPKVPLTRTTRIPSSPPTTSASSTPLSTHVPFAAPSTVSTKSPTTTRPKPTPTTLTSRASPATTSVSTETLPAESSAPSTAKTSPLPSSASSPSSTVSSTPPSPSHPAVTHKKPTVPHVLPHLTTRRTTPATSPSTTSKTSVSRATSPTTSPKVPLTRTTRIPSSPPTTSASSTPLSTHVPFAAPSTVSTKSPTTTRPKPTPTTLTSRASPATTSVSTETLPAESSAPSTAKTSPLPSSASSPSSTVSSTPPSPSHPGKSCSCPPAALPALSSVRPPLPSSTFRGGFWLV; this comes from the exons ATGCTGCTTGGAGGGAGTCACACATGTGCATGGAGGCTCTTCTTCCTTGCTCAGGAGCtccaggaagaggcaggaggagctcaCTTGTTGGTGGGCATCCCTCAGGCCCAGTCCCTGCGCCGCGTTCCAAGAGAGGAGGAGGTTGGGGAGGGACTCGGCCCCAGGCATTGCCCCACTCCTCCGTCTGTGCCTCCCAAGACTCGGAGGGGCCCAGTCCTGCCTTTCTTGTCACTGCCCCCCACGCGGAGCTTGGTGCCGGGTCAGCTGCTCGCCTCGCTTGCCTTCCGCCTCTTGCCCTACCACCGTCAGTCATGCTGCACTTTCCTCCTGGCAGCCGTCACCCACAAAAAGCCAACTGTGCCACATGTTCTGCCACATCTGACCACCCGGAGAACCACCCCGgccacgtcccccagcaccacctCCAAGACCTCCGTGTCCAGAgcgaccagccccaccaccagccccaaagTGCCGCTGACAAGGACGACGCGGAtccccagctctcctcccacCACCTCGGCCTCCAGCACGCCGCTCAGCACCCACGTGCCATTTGCCGCCCCGTCCACAGTCTCGACCAAGTCTCCCACAACGACTAGGCCAAAGCCCACGCCTACAACGCTAACGTCCAGAGCCTCTCCCGCAACGACCAGTGTTTCAACAGAGACTCTCCCAGCTGAGTCCTCCGCACCCTCCACGGCCAAAACGAGCCCCCTCCCGTCGTctgcttcttccccctcctcaaCTGTGTCCTCAACACCGCCGAGCCCATCGCATCCCG CCGTCACCCCCAAAGAGCCAACCGTGCCGCCTGTGACCACCCGGAGAACCACCCCGgccacgtcccccagcaccacctCCAAGACCTCCGTGTCCAGAgcgaccagccccaccaccagccccaaagTGCCGCTGACAAGGACGACGCGGAtccccagctctcctcccacCACCTCGGCCTCCAGCACGCCGCTCAGCACCCACGTGCCATTTGCCGCCCCGTCCACAGTCTCGACCAAGTCTCCCACAACGACTAGGCCAAAGCCCACGCCTACAACGCTAACGTCCAGAGCCTCTCCCGCAACGACCAGTGTTTCAACAGAGACTCTCCCAGCTGAGTCCTCCGCACCCTCCACGGCCAAAACGAGCCCCCTCCCGTCGTctgcttcttccccctcctcaaCTGTGTCCTCAACACCGCCGAGCCCATCGCATCCCG CCGTCACCCACAAAAAGCCAACTGTGCCACATGTTCTGCCACATCTGACCACCCGGAGAACCACCCCGgccacgtcccccagcaccacctCCAAGACCTCCGTGTCCAGAgcgaccagccccaccaccagccccaaagTGCCGCTGACAAGGACGACGCGGAtccccagctctcctcccacCACCTCGGCCTCCAGCACGCCGCTCAGCACCCACGTGCCATTTGCCGCCCCGTCCACAGTCTCGACCAAGTCTCCCACAACGACTAGGCCAAAGCCCACGCCTACAACGCTAACGTCCAGAGCCTCTCCCGCAATGACCAGTGTTTCAACAGAGACTCTCCCAGCTGAGTCCTCCGCACCCTCCACGGCCAAAACGAGCCCCCTCCCGTCGTctgcttcttccccctcctcaaCTGTGTCCTCAACACCGCCGAGCCCATCGCATCCCG CTGTGCTCCATTCCCCCTTGCCTTTGGCACTGGGACTCCTTGGACCTGGAGGGGTCCTGGATCTGGCCCGCACGTTGCCCCTGACTGCGTCCTCTGCCCTTGACCCTTCCGGGTCTTTCCCTGGGCCACAGGCCTCTGCCAGAGAGCCTTCCCCGCCCAGCCTGGAGCAGGCGGACAGTACCCTCTCCATGCTGCTTGGAGGGAGTCACACATGTGCATGGAGGCTCTTCTTCCTTGCTCAGGAGCtccaggaagaggcaggaggagctcaCTTGTTGGTGGGCATCCCTCAGGCCCAGTCCCTGCGCCGCGTTCCAAGAGAGGAGGAGGTTGGGGAGGGACTCGGCCCCAGGCATTGCCCCACTCCTCCGTCTGTGCCTCCCAAGACTCGGAGGGGCCCAGTCCTGCCTTTCTTGTCACTGCCCCCCACGCGGAGCTTGGTGCCGGGTCAGCTGCTCGCCTCGCTTGCCTTCCGCCTCTTGCCCTACCACCGTCAGTCATGCTGCACTTTCCTCCTGGCAGCCGTCACCCACAAAAAGCCAACTGTGCCACATGTTCTGCCACATCTGACCACCCGGAGAACCACCCCGgccacgtcccccagcaccacctCCAAGACCTCCGTGTCCAGAgcgaccagccccaccaccagccccaaagTGCCGCTGACAAGGACGACGCGGAtccccagctctcctcccacCACCTCGGCCTCCAGCACGCCGCTCAGCACCCACGTGCCATTTGCCGCCCCGTCCACAGTCTCGACCAAGTCTCCCACAACGACTAGGCCAAAGCCCACGCCTACAACGCTAACGTCCAGAGCCTCTCCCGCAACGACCAGTGTTTCAACAGAGACTCTCCCAGCTGAGTCCTCCGCACCCTCCACGGCCAAAACGAGCCCCCTCCCGTCGTctgcttcttccccctcctcaaCTGTGTCCTCAACACCGCCGAGCCCATCGCATCCCG CCGTCACCCCCAAAGAGCCAACCGTGCCGCCTGTGACCACCCGGAGAACCACCCCGgccacgtcccccagcaccacctCCAAGACCTCCGTGTCCAGAgcgaccagccccaccaccagccccaaagTGCCGCTGACAAGGACGACGCGGAtccccagctctcctcccacCACCTCGGCCTCCAGCACGCCGCTCAGCACCCACGTGCCATTTGCCGCCCCGTCCACAGTCTCGACCAAGTCTCCCACAACGACTAGGCCAAAGCCCACGCCTACAACGCTAACGTCCAGAGCCTCTCCCGCAACGACCAGTGTTTCAACAGAGACTCTCCCAGCTGAGTCCTCCGCACCCTCCACGGCCAAAACGAGCCCCCTCCCGTCGTctgcttcttccccctcctcaaCTGTGTCCTCAACACCGCCGAGCCCATCGCATCCCG CCGTCACCCACAAAAAGCCAACTGTGCCACATGTTCTGCCACATCTGACCACCCGGAGAACCACCCCGgccacgtcccccagcaccacctCCAAGACCTCCGTGTCCAGAgcgaccagccccaccaccagccccaaagTGCCGCTGACAAGGACGACGCGGAtccccagctctcctcccacCACCTCGGCCTCCAGCACGCCGCTCAGCACCCACGTGCCATTTGCCGCCCCGTCCACAGTCTCGACCAAGTCTCCCACAACGACTAGGCCAAAGCCCACGCCTACAACGCTAACGTCCAGAGCCTCTCCCGCAACGACCAGTGTTTCAACAGAGACTCTCCCAGCTGAGTCCTCCGCACCCTCCACGGCCAAAACGAGCCCCCTCCCGTCGTctgcttcttccccctcctcaaCTGTGTCCTCAACACCGCCGAGCCCATCGCATCCCGGTAAGTCTtgctcctgccctcctgctgctctgcctgctctttccagcgtgcgccctcctctccccagcagcacGTTCCGTGGGGGCTTCTGGTTAGTGTAG